A window of Cohnella herbarum contains these coding sequences:
- a CDS encoding DUF6807 domain-containing protein, translating into MSIAELKASSSDSSIRIYRADQTEPFLVQQAQPNSRPYIHPVVAPDGQGILTENAPPHHPWQHGIYVGLNDVNGVGFWEEGIRGNPADGSFHPKTLKEAIVKGNTVSWEVETDWQDPQGGSMLTELQQWKLKDLGDTYELDLEWTLRAEIDLVFGQYEYGGLFLRMPYRQEWGGEALNSEGLKNSEAEGLRARWVACSMPIEGRDGPAGIAFMDHSGNLEHPVPWRVDGQMGIAPSPCIVGSRELKRGNSEKYRYRIVVFSGAANSQSLNDSWLSFSQFID; encoded by the coding sequence ATGAGCATTGCAGAGCTTAAAGCATCAAGCTCGGACAGCAGCATCCGGATTTATCGCGCCGATCAGACGGAGCCGTTCCTTGTACAGCAGGCGCAGCCGAATAGCCGCCCGTACATCCATCCGGTAGTCGCTCCGGATGGCCAAGGGATTCTCACCGAGAACGCTCCGCCGCACCATCCTTGGCAGCATGGCATTTACGTCGGTCTGAACGATGTGAACGGCGTCGGTTTCTGGGAAGAGGGCATACGCGGCAATCCGGCGGACGGCAGCTTCCATCCGAAAACCTTGAAGGAAGCCATCGTGAAGGGAAACACGGTAAGCTGGGAGGTCGAGACGGATTGGCAAGATCCGCAAGGCGGCTCCATGCTGACGGAGCTTCAGCAATGGAAGCTGAAGGACCTGGGCGACACCTACGAGCTTGACCTCGAGTGGACGCTGCGGGCGGAGATCGACCTGGTTTTCGGCCAATACGAGTATGGCGGATTATTCCTTCGCATGCCTTACCGGCAAGAATGGGGAGGCGAGGCGCTGAATAGCGAAGGTCTGAAGAATAGCGAGGCCGAAGGGCTACGCGCCCGTTGGGTGGCATGCAGCATGCCGATCGAGGGCAGAGACGGACCGGCGGGCATTGCCTTCATGGATCATTCGGGCAACTTGGAGCATCCCGTTCCCTGGCGCGTCGACGGGCAGATGGGAATTGCGCCAAGCCCATGCATCGTAGGGTCGCGGGAGCTTAAACGGGGAAATTCGGAGAAATATCGTTATCGAATCGTCGTATTCTCCGGCGCCGCTAATTCGCAGTCGTTAAATGATAGCTGGTTATCATTCAGTCAATTCATAGATTAA
- a CDS encoding NAD(P)-dependent oxidoreductase yields MSSVIVVHPNFEVTWPWAAGHLHALWQAQGPVEFIRLSPGDERTLGQIVTRQDEVTRLVSLAVPATADCLRSFVRLRETAIITEPYQLKMPEELGQLLKDAGVKAYTQLSEGFWGQSVSEFGLALTLCGLRRIPQTHLEMISSLAPWDYNPADGIGRPHTRGEQFGDDANFTNGTIAGKRIRIVGAGNIASRYASFVHMIGADVAAWDPFATEPSFHRAGARREHHLDQLIKDAEIFVPMLPLTEKTEGLITAEQINALPKGCLVVLVTRATICDMDAIRRRVLNDEISLAADVFDIEPVTLDDPLLGRHNVVHTPHNAGRTIDANYSWAEKLAEQFLPVAK; encoded by the coding sequence ATGAGCAGCGTTATCGTTGTACATCCGAATTTTGAAGTCACCTGGCCGTGGGCCGCTGGACATCTACATGCATTATGGCAAGCGCAAGGTCCGGTGGAATTTATTCGACTGTCGCCCGGGGACGAAAGAACGCTAGGACAGATCGTAACTCGGCAGGATGAGGTTACTCGATTGGTTTCGCTTGCCGTCCCCGCTACGGCGGACTGCTTGCGGTCTTTCGTCCGCTTGCGCGAAACCGCTATCATTACCGAGCCCTATCAACTGAAAATGCCGGAGGAATTGGGGCAATTATTGAAGGATGCGGGAGTGAAAGCCTACACCCAACTCAGCGAAGGCTTCTGGGGGCAATCCGTATCCGAGTTCGGCCTTGCGCTAACGTTATGCGGCTTGCGCAGAATTCCTCAAACGCATCTGGAGATGATTAGCAGCCTCGCCCCTTGGGATTATAACCCGGCAGACGGCATCGGCCGCCCTCATACGAGAGGCGAGCAATTCGGGGACGATGCGAATTTCACGAACGGTACGATTGCGGGCAAACGTATCCGCATCGTCGGCGCCGGTAATATCGCATCGCGATACGCCAGCTTCGTCCACATGATCGGGGCGGACGTTGCCGCTTGGGATCCGTTTGCAACCGAACCGTCCTTCCACAGAGCCGGTGCTCGAAGAGAGCATCATCTGGATCAGTTGATTAAGGATGCGGAAATCTTCGTCCCTATGCTTCCTCTAACGGAGAAAACCGAAGGACTTATAACGGCGGAACAGATTAATGCGTTACCTAAAGGATGTCTGGTCGTCCTCGTAACCCGGGCGACGATATGCGACATGGACGCCATTCGTCGAAGAGTGCTTAACGATGAGATCAGCCTTGCGGCGGATGTATTCGATATTGAGCCGGTGACGCTGGACGATCCGTTGCTTGGAAGGCACAACGTGGTGCATACGCCGCATAATGCCGGACGGACGATCGATGCCAACTATAGCTGGGCCGAGAAGCTTGCCGAACAGTTTCTTCCGGTTGCGAAATGA
- a CDS encoding carbohydrate ABC transporter permease, with protein MNTKSYKSLTKGTTYVVLIALSFVCLIPFFWMISTSLKTKATTFQIPPQWIPDDPKWSNYVDAFSFAPFGTYITNTMTIAVFVIVGQVVSCTLVAYGFSRFRFRGREVLFMVMLATMLIPEQVTMIPTFLLYSELNWIDTYLPLIVPAYFASPFFVFLMRQYLLTIPKDLDEAAKIDGANELQILWKVLVPILRPSMTIIVVFTFTNVYNDFMGPLIYLNSSEKFTIAVGLANFLSSRGAEWNLLMAASTVIVLPLLVIYYYAQRNMIGGIASMGVKG; from the coding sequence ATGAATACGAAGAGTTACAAATCGCTGACCAAGGGAACGACGTATGTTGTCTTGATCGCGCTGTCGTTCGTATGCCTGATCCCCTTCTTCTGGATGATCTCGACTTCCCTGAAGACGAAGGCGACAACCTTCCAGATTCCGCCGCAATGGATTCCGGATGATCCGAAATGGAGCAACTACGTCGATGCGTTTTCTTTCGCGCCGTTCGGTACCTATATTACGAATACGATGACGATCGCGGTGTTCGTCATCGTCGGCCAGGTGGTGTCCTGTACGCTTGTCGCCTATGGCTTTTCCCGATTCCGGTTTCGCGGACGGGAAGTCCTGTTCATGGTTATGCTCGCGACCATGCTCATTCCGGAACAGGTAACGATGATTCCGACCTTCTTGCTGTATAGCGAGCTCAATTGGATCGACACCTATTTACCGCTCATCGTGCCTGCCTATTTCGCCAGTCCGTTCTTCGTATTCCTAATGAGACAGTATTTATTGACCATTCCTAAGGATCTAGACGAAGCGGCCAAAATAGACGGAGCAAACGAACTGCAAATCTTGTGGAAGGTGTTAGTTCCCATCTTGCGCCCGTCCATGACGATTATCGTGGTCTTTACGTTCACTAACGTATACAACGACTTTATGGGACCGTTGATTTATTTGAACTCGTCGGAGAAGTTTACGATCGCCGTCGGTTTGGCCAATTTCTTGTCTAGCCGCGGCGCCGAGTGGAATCTCTTAATGGCCGCGTCCACCGTAATTGTCTTGCCGCTTCTGGTGATCTACTACTACGCTCAGAGAAACATGATTGGCGGCATTGCCAGCATGGGCGTTAAAGGGTAA
- a CDS encoding carbohydrate ABC transporter permease produces the protein MANLSKSARREQRLGYAFISPWIVGFLTFAAFPIIASLALSFMHWDIYQPPSWIGLDNFTRLFRDELFYKSMKVTLTYSAMSIPLSLILGLMLSLMLNLKLKGINFFRTLFYLPSVLTGVAVSMIWLWILNAEYGLLNNFLSWIGIEGPQWLKDPKWILPSYVVMSLWGVGGSAILFLGGLQNIPEHLYEAAKIDGAGTFRRFWKITLPLLTPTLFFLLLMGIIDSFQVFTQAYVINGRGAGGPDNAGLFYMLYLYQNAFKQFDMGYASAMAWIGGLLSLVLALVVYTTQNRWVYYEAEQPTQRKKVEK, from the coding sequence ATGGCGAATCTTTCGAAAAGTGCCCGGCGAGAGCAGAGATTGGGATATGCATTCATTTCACCGTGGATCGTCGGCTTTCTGACTTTCGCCGCATTCCCAATTATCGCATCATTGGCTCTGAGTTTTATGCATTGGGATATCTATCAGCCGCCGAGTTGGATCGGACTCGATAATTTCACCCGATTATTTCGGGACGAGTTGTTCTACAAATCGATGAAGGTGACGTTGACCTATAGCGCGATGTCCATTCCGCTTAGCTTGATATTAGGCTTAATGCTGTCGCTGATGCTTAATCTGAAGTTAAAAGGGATCAACTTCTTCCGCACTCTCTTCTATTTGCCGTCCGTGCTAACGGGCGTTGCGGTGTCCATGATATGGTTATGGATCCTTAACGCGGAGTACGGTTTGTTGAACAACTTTCTAAGCTGGATCGGCATTGAAGGACCTCAATGGCTTAAAGATCCGAAATGGATCCTTCCCAGCTACGTCGTTATGAGTTTATGGGGAGTCGGAGGCAGCGCGATTCTGTTTCTAGGCGGATTGCAGAACATTCCCGAGCACCTCTACGAAGCGGCAAAGATCGACGGAGCCGGAACCTTCCGACGATTCTGGAAAATTACGCTTCCCCTACTGACTCCGACATTGTTTTTCCTATTGCTAATGGGCATTATCGATTCGTTCCAAGTATTTACGCAGGCTTATGTGATTAACGGCAGAGGCGCGGGCGGACCGGATAATGCGGGACTCTTCTATATGCTTTACTTGTACCAGAACGCTTTCAAACAGTTCGATATGGGCTATGCTTCGGCAATGGCGTGGATCGGCGGATTGTTGTCGCTCGTATTGGCCCTAGTCGTGTATACGACGCAAAACAGATGGGTCTATTACGAAGCGGAACAGCCTACGCAACGGAAGAAGGTGGAGAAATGA
- a CDS encoding ABC transporter substrate-binding protein, with the protein MKKRMGFALLLILALVLGTLSGCSNGKSGSNSGNSSNDSGGKTEIVFWQPDLANWQPLYNKLVKKFEESHPNIKVKMTNIPEEGYFEKLNTAFAAGKGPDLWVGWYATDEFDRGYIASIDEFIEADNWDMSQYFQPITDLRLKGSDDKYYGLPRDFSNYVMLYNKDLFDKAQIPYPTDNWTFDDFRRIAKQLTDTDSKTYGTDIVTDGWGDSPLLWSLGGDMISDDGWTVKGILDSPQTVKWFELGQQIVNDGSNLPSSIAETMTGDNGPFGSGKVAISIGSMWGYNSLKDLPFKFGAVSYPQIPGVENYGWSDIVSWFMNSKSKHKQETWQFMKFMSSTEIAQEVVEEMTWGPPIPSIWEDQKLVEDEVLKVFYEQGKRPTKTPTYVRSNSWQAIENSILGIVTDTLLPLKGTPMKNPQEVLSKAADEIQKTLDETKGRK; encoded by the coding sequence ATGAAGAAGAGAATGGGGTTCGCCCTGCTTCTCATCCTTGCTCTAGTCCTTGGAACATTGTCTGGCTGCTCGAACGGCAAAAGCGGTTCAAACTCAGGCAATTCCTCGAATGATTCAGGCGGTAAAACCGAAATCGTATTTTGGCAACCGGATCTGGCTAACTGGCAACCGCTCTACAACAAATTAGTGAAGAAGTTCGAGGAAAGCCATCCGAATATCAAGGTCAAAATGACGAATATTCCGGAGGAAGGCTATTTCGAGAAGCTAAACACGGCATTCGCTGCAGGAAAAGGTCCCGATCTCTGGGTCGGTTGGTATGCAACCGATGAATTCGATCGCGGATATATCGCTTCGATCGATGAATTCATCGAGGCCGACAATTGGGATATGTCGCAATACTTTCAACCGATCACCGATTTAAGGCTCAAGGGATCGGACGATAAATACTACGGCTTGCCGCGCGATTTTTCCAATTACGTCATGCTGTACAACAAGGATTTGTTCGATAAAGCCCAAATTCCTTATCCGACGGATAACTGGACGTTCGACGACTTCCGCAGGATAGCGAAACAGCTTACCGACACGGACAGCAAAACATACGGCACGGATATCGTTACCGACGGATGGGGAGATTCGCCTCTGTTATGGAGTCTGGGCGGCGATATGATTAGCGATGACGGCTGGACGGTGAAAGGGATATTGGATTCGCCGCAGACGGTGAAGTGGTTCGAGTTAGGTCAGCAAATCGTCAATGATGGCAGCAACCTGCCCTCGTCCATAGCCGAGACGATGACCGGGGATAACGGTCCCTTCGGTTCCGGAAAAGTCGCCATATCCATAGGCTCCATGTGGGGATATAACTCGCTTAAAGATCTGCCGTTCAAATTCGGCGCCGTTTCGTACCCGCAAATTCCCGGAGTCGAGAATTACGGCTGGTCGGATATCGTCAGCTGGTTTATGAACTCCAAATCGAAACACAAACAGGAAACCTGGCAATTCATGAAATTTATGTCCAGCACGGAAATTGCCCAAGAAGTCGTAGAAGAGATGACATGGGGGCCTCCGATCCCTAGCATCTGGGAAGATCAGAAGCTGGTCGAAGACGAAGTGTTGAAAGTATTCTACGAACAAGGAAAAAGGCCGACAAAAACGCCCACTTATGTCCGAAGCAACAGCTGGCAAGCGATCGAGAACTCCATACTCGGGATTGTAACCGACACCTTGCTTCCGCTCAAGGGGACTCCGATGAAGAACCCGCAGGAAGTATTGTCGAAAGCGGCCGATGAAATCCAGAAGACGCTGGACGAGACCAAGGGTCGCAAATAA
- a CDS encoding carbohydrate ABC transporter permease — translation MRIRLQRFQAFDMLNYVVLAAVSLLCLVPIWHIAMVSISGEGPANQYIVGLIPIEFNLSSYANILRLDKFWDAFGVSGLRVVLGGLLNFLLTVMMAYPLSKESSYFKGRSVYVWALVFTMLFSGGLIPTYMIINELHLIDTIWALIIPGAVPVFNVILMVNFMRQLPKELEEASLVDGAPQWTIMTRIYVPLSLPVIATVTLFSVVGHWNSWFDGLIYMNQTENYPLQTYLHVVLASRNLVNADENSVMASLTNRSAISAQIILASLPILIVYPFLQRFFIHGIVMGSVKE, via the coding sequence ATGAGAATACGCCTGCAACGCTTTCAGGCTTTCGATATGTTGAATTACGTCGTTCTAGCCGCCGTCTCGCTGCTCTGCTTGGTCCCGATCTGGCATATCGCCATGGTCTCGATAAGCGGAGAAGGACCGGCGAACCAATACATCGTCGGATTAATTCCGATCGAATTCAATTTAAGCTCTTACGCGAACATATTGCGGTTGGATAAATTCTGGGACGCGTTCGGCGTGTCCGGTCTGCGGGTCGTTCTTGGCGGATTGCTGAACTTCCTTCTTACGGTTATGATGGCGTACCCGTTGTCGAAGGAAAGCTCTTACTTTAAAGGCCGGAGCGTGTACGTCTGGGCGCTCGTCTTTACGATGCTCTTCAGCGGCGGACTCATTCCAACTTATATGATTATTAACGAGCTTCACTTGATCGATACGATCTGGGCTCTTATCATTCCGGGAGCCGTACCGGTGTTCAATGTCATTCTTATGGTTAATTTCATGCGCCAGTTGCCCAAGGAGCTGGAGGAAGCGAGTCTCGTCGACGGGGCGCCCCAGTGGACGATCATGACGCGGATTTACGTCCCGTTGTCCTTGCCGGTCATCGCGACCGTAACGCTGTTCAGCGTTGTCGGTCATTGGAACTCCTGGTTCGACGGGCTGATCTACATGAATCAGACGGAGAATTATCCGTTGCAGACTTACCTGCACGTCGTGCTCGCTTCTCGCAATCTGGTGAATGCCGACGAGAACTCCGTTATGGCTTCGCTCACGAATCGATCCGCCATTTCGGCTCAGATTATTCTTGCGTCGTTGCCGATTCTCATCGTATATCCGTTCCTTCAGCGGTTTTTCATCCACGGCATCGTGATGGGGTCGGTGAAGGAATAA